The Tolypothrix sp. NIES-4075 genome has a window encoding:
- a CDS encoding aromatic ring-hydroxylating dioxygenase subunit alpha, with product MNTIFEKVEMPKSTQSKTQDNKGAINFPASWYVAMHSQDLGKKPMAIELFGQSLVAWRDQNNHPVIMEPYCSHKGANLAIGKVIDGCIQCPFHHWRYDSSGKCVFIPEVDHIPPMARQATYITVERYGCVWVWYGSKTPLFPLLEFPAAEDEKDNYIFTPQVIRINTPLQEAIENLVDYSHLKTVHEMKFSAPLQITLLHEHNSIQQNETVIQKDAWFGFNAKFPLYKRGGIIGALSRALGLVSEFSVIRVDSWPSGFTSLNLMDEKVIYALISSFIPVNENKTNMISWIMYKKTGNFLLDRFYAALIAWRIQATVVQDIPIWNTMKPSAGKVHVKDDWLLLKFRNFYQMWVDKVE from the coding sequence ATGAACACTATTTTTGAAAAAGTTGAAATGCCAAAGTCAACTCAATCAAAAACGCAAGACAATAAAGGAGCGATAAATTTTCCTGCCAGCTGGTATGTTGCTATGCACTCCCAGGATTTGGGTAAAAAGCCAATGGCAATAGAGTTATTTGGTCAGTCCTTAGTAGCTTGGCGAGATCAAAATAATCATCCAGTCATTATGGAACCTTACTGCTCGCACAAGGGCGCTAATCTGGCTATTGGTAAGGTAATAGATGGTTGTATTCAATGCCCTTTTCATCACTGGCGCTATGACTCCTCTGGGAAATGTGTTTTCATACCTGAGGTAGACCACATTCCCCCAATGGCTCGTCAAGCTACTTATATTACTGTCGAAAGATATGGTTGCGTTTGGGTATGGTATGGTTCTAAAACTCCTCTGTTCCCTCTGCTTGAGTTTCCAGCAGCTGAAGATGAGAAAGATAACTATATATTTACACCTCAAGTTATAAGAATCAACACACCGCTGCAAGAAGCAATTGAAAACTTAGTTGATTATTCTCATTTAAAAACAGTACATGAAATGAAGTTTTCTGCTCCTCTTCAAATCACTCTACTTCACGAGCATAACTCGATACAACAGAACGAAACAGTTATTCAAAAAGATGCTTGGTTTGGATTTAATGCTAAATTCCCACTCTACAAAAGAGGGGGGATAATAGGTGCATTAAGTCGAGCTTTAGGGCTTGTTTCTGAGTTTTCGGTAATACGAGTAGATAGTTGGCCAAGCGGATTTACATCTCTTAATTTAATGGATGAGAAGGTGATATATGCATTGATATCTAGCTTCATTCCAGTGAATGAAAACAAGACCAATATGATAAGCTGGATAATGTACAAGAAAACTGGTAACTTTTTACTAGATAGGTTTTACGCCGCTCTTATCGCTTGGCGAATTCAAGCTACCGTAGTTCAGGATATACCTATTTGGAATACCATGAAGCCAAGTGCAGGCAAGGTTCATGTCAAGGATGACTGGTTACTCTTAAAGTTCAGAAATTTTTATCAAATGTGGGTTGATAAAGTCGAATAG